DNA from Fibrobacter sp. UWB15:
AAGATATCTGCCTGATTCTGCGACCATCGTGAAGTCGGGACACCAGAATCTGGTTTTCCACGAAGGCGATTCGCTTACGCTTCAGCTGACTTATGGTCTTCGAGATTTCATCAATAAGGCAAGCGATGGCCGCAACATGAAGTTTGCCATGCGTTTGGGCATGCCGTTCTTGCAAGAAAAGAAGTCGCTTTATACCGATTACAGGACGAATACGGAAGATACGCTTTATATGGCCGATGGAACGCCTCTCTATATGGCCAAGGGCGATACCATTACCAAGTATTTCAGTTACTTCGATTATGCCCGTTACGATTTCTCGACGGCTGTAGAAAATCCGATGACCCTCAAACTTTGGCTTGCTTCCAAGCGGGGGGATAAATAATGAAAAAGTTTTTGCTCGCTTTAAGTGTATTTTCTGGCTACGCCTTTTCTTCGATGATTGGTCTTGAAGCCCTGGGCGAAGAACAGGTCATGGGCGGTACTGCTTCTGCTGCAGGTCGCGGTTTTGCCGGTAATGCCAAGACTGGTGATGCCGAAGGTTTGTCTGTTGTGAACCCTGCTCGTTTGGCATTCGATGCGAAAGTCGTGTTCAACTTGAATTTTGCCATGGAAATGGAAGATGCCCGAAATAAGGGACACCATTATTCCCTTTCCAACATGTCCATGCCGTCTTTTAACCTGTCGTTCCCGATGGGGTCTTTTGGCGCTATGGGCCTTTCTCTTTGGCAACATTATTCGTCTTCGTTTAGCGAAGAATCCAAGAACCAGGAAATCGGATCGGACGTGAAACTGGAATACCAAGGTAGCGTTTATGAACTGGTGCCGACCTATGCGGTTCGTTTGCCGTTCTGGCGATCCCTCTCTCTTGGTGCGTCTGCCCATGTCGTTATGGGTAATACCTCTAGGAATTTGACTCTTGGTGGTGATGATTCCTCCGTCGATAAAGGGGATACCTGGGCTTCCGGTAATTATGTGATTTCTGATTACGTGGACGGTACATGGGAAATCAAGAACCATCCTGCTTATTATACGGGTGCACTCCAGTATCGTGGAAAGATGGTGTCCTACTTCTTCTCTTATACCACGGGCTACACCTTGAGCAACACTCTTGATTACAATTTCAGATTTAGTGAACTGGACACTTTGGCTGCAACTCGTTCTGTCCGTGAAATCGAAGTGCCCGCTATGCTCGCTACCGGTATCAATTACCGTCTGGCCAAGCGCCACAACATCATGATGGATTTGACCTGGCGTGCTTGGGACAAGGATGTTCAAAACATCGCCGGCGGTTGGAATATGCCGGCGACCACCGAAACACAGACGGATTTTATGGTGTCGTTGGGTTACCAGTGCGATGGTTCGCCGCTGTTCTATGAATCTTATTGGAACCGAATCAACTATCGTGCCGGTGCGTGGTATAGAAATTGGTATGTCAAGGACGTCTTTGAAGTGGGCGGCTCTCTTGGTGGGGGTTTCCCGCTGGGCCGTAAGGGAACCACGGTTGACGTCGCCTTGCAGGGTGGTAAGCGCTTTGCCGATACTAAGTCGGAGTGGGAAGAAATGTTTATCGGACTTCGAATCGGTTTGACTGGTATCGCTGCTTGGGGACAGACCCGATAGGATTTTTAATGAAGGAGGCCTAGTATGGCTATAAAAAAAGAAACTGAAACAAAGTCTAAGGTTAAGACTGCGAAATCTGCGACTCTCAAGGCAATGAAAGATGCTGAAGAGAAGGCTGTGAAGGCCGTAGCCAAGGTAAAGAAAGCTGCAGCTACCAAGGTGTCCAAGATTTCGGACGAAGTGAAGAAGGTCGCAGCCAAGAAGACGACTGCATCCAAGACGGCAACAACAAAGGCTGCTGCAACCAAGACCGCAGCGACGAAGTCTGCCTCTACCAAGACGGCTACGACGAAGACGGCAGCAACAAAGTCTACCGCAACGAAGACCGCTGCCGCGAAGACAACGACAACGAAGACTGCTGCTAAGACAAATGCTAAGGTTGCTTCTGCTAAGGCTTCCAAGGCATCCGAAAAGGATGTCGCCAAGCTCGCGCAGTCTTTCGATGCCGAATACCTGGTACTCATGCAGAAGGACCCGAACTGGATGCATGCCTTCTGGGAAGTATCTGAAAACAGAATTAATGAAGCAAAGCACGGTAAGGGAAAAATCGTTCTTCGCCTGTTCGACATTGCCGATGACCTTACGGTGCAGCGTAGCAAGAAACGTAAGTTCCGCGACATCGAAGTGCCCGCAAATGCCCGTAGCTGGTATGTCGAAAATACCGCCGGCAAATCCTGCGTGGCCGTTCTCGGTGCTGTATCCGGCAAGAACTTCATGCCCATCGTGGAATCGGCTCCGGTCATGACTTTTGACAAGTCTGCTGCCGCTCCTGCCGAAGACGATGCTTTTGCCAAGGCTTCTCTCGGTGGCAACACGCTCGGCAACTTCATGAGTTCCGGATTCTCGAGCCAGACGGCGGAATCTTGGCTCAAGAAGCTCGGTGGTAACTTCGGTAGCTCTTCGGAATCGATGTTCTCGGGAGCCCTTTCTAGCGCAGCCCTCCAGTCGAACAACATTGAAGTCGCTAAGGATTCCGTGAACTACGGTAAGGATTTCTTCCTGTGGGTCAAGACCCGCTTGATCGTTTACGGTGGAACTCGTCCGGATGCTCACCTCCAGGTGCGCGGCGAACCGTTCCCGCTGAATCCGGATGGTACCTTCAGCTTTGAAGAAGACCTGCCGGATTCTACGAAGATCATTCCGGTGTTTGCGACCGACAAGGATGGCGATTTCCCGACCACGATCGTTCCGATTGTCGTAAAGCGCACGGAGTAATCCGTTTTAATGGGAGCTCCCGGAAAAATCATTTTCCTGATGCACGCACATTTACCTTTTGTGCGGCATCCGGAATATAAACGCTTTTTCGAAGAGAACTGGCTGTTCGAAGCTATTTCTGAAACGTACCTGCCCTTGGTGCAGGCCATGCGCCGTCTCTTGGAAAAGGGCGTGCCTGGGACGCTTAACTTGAGTGTTTCGCCCCCGCTCATCGAAATGCTTTCGGACGAAAGCCTGCTCCATAAGTTTTCGGAGCACTTGAAACAACAGCTAAAGCTGATTGAAAAAGAAGTGGCCCGCAATGCGGGGACGGACTTAGAAACTCTTTCGCATTTTTACCTGTCTCGCCAGCACACGCTGATTGATTTGTGGGAAAATCGAATTCATCGCAACTTGCTGGCCGAATTTCTGGAACTCGAAAAAGCCGGAAAGTTAAACTTGCTCACTTGCGTGGGGACGCACCCGTTTTTGCCGGCGTACCAGAGCGATCCTGCCTCTATTCGTATGCAGCTCGATGTAACGGTGCGTACATTCGAACGCGCCTTTGGCCGTAAGCCCATGGGCGTGTGGCTCCCGGAATGCGGCTATTTCCCGGGCCTTGATAAGTACCTGGCTGAATATGGCCTGCATTACTTCTTCTTGGAAACCCATGGAGTGTTGCTTGCTTCGCCCACGCCCAAGTACGGCGTGTTCACGCCGCTGCGTACCACGCAGGGGCTTTACTGCATGGGCCGCGAACAGAAAAGTTCCATGGAAGTCTGGAGCCGCCGTACCGGTTATCCGGGGCATCCCGAATACCGTGAATTCTTTACCGATATTGCTAAAGACCGCCCGCGCGACTACCTAGGCGAATACTTCTTTGCTGGCGATACGCCCATTGATTCCGGTTTTAAGTACAACCGCATTACCGGTGGCGAACATAAGGAAATTTACCGCCCATGGAATGCCATGAAGCTTGCCGAAGACCATGCACGACTCTTTGTGGTGAATCGCGAAGCGACCATTTCGGAATTGCTGGTGAATATGGATGGCCACAAAGCCGCGATGCTTTGCCCTTACGATGCCGAACTTTTTGGACATTGGTGGTTTGAAGGCCCGATCTTCCTCGAAGAAATGCTGATGCGCGCCGCGTCTTCGTCGGTGGTGGAGTTTGCCGCCGCAGACCAGGTGATGACCGATTCTGCTGATCCCGATGTGCATGAACCGGCGTTCTCCAGCTGGGGCGAAGGCGGTTTCGGTTCTGTTTGGATCAACGGCGAAACAGATAAGTATTACCCGCAATCATACCGCATGCGCGCCATGATTGATCATTTGGTGACGATTCGTGAAAAGATGGGCAAAGGCTCTCCGCGTGGTAAACTTCTTACTCGCTATATCAAGCAAATGGAACGTGAACTGATGCTGTTCCAATCTTCGGACTGGGCGTTCATGATTCACAACCATTCCGCAGAAGACTATGCTCGTCGCCGATTGGACGACCATTATAAAAATGGTCATGATTTATTTGCGGAAGCTTGCAAGGCTATTTTGCGCAATAGCGATAAGCCTGCCGCGAATTCCATCTTGCCGAAGCTTGAAGCAAATGACAATATCTTTAAGTGGCTGTAGTAATGAATAATTATTCATTACACATCTCACATCCCACTTTTTTAATAAACGATTATAAAGTCTTTTAGCTTGCCGCTGTTGCCGGCTCTAAAGCGATATACCCCGGGAACCATAAGGGACTTGACTTCGCTTTCGTCAAGGCAATGGGTGTAGTTGTCGTACTTGATTTTATGGACTAGATTTCCGCGGCGATTGCGGATTTCGATGTAGTCCTTGTTTTGGGGAAGCGGCGTAAAACACAGGGCTCCGTGACGCCAAGGGGTGGGGTAGGCTCGTAAGGTGGAGTCCTTAAGGTGTGTCGGAATGGTGGTTTCTTCGTTAAAGCGGCTGAATACCCAAAGAATAGAATCGACGCTGGATTTGCGAAGGAATTCTGTACGGGCGGAATCAATGCTGTTGGTGGAGGGCAAAAAGCGGATTGTGTAAGCGTTCGGCTTAATGGCTATAGCCGAGGCTGTTCCTACGAATTTAGACATGTCCGGAGAGCCGTTTACATGATAGTAGTAGGCGGTGTTGTCAAGAGAGGCTGTTTCGAAAACGCCCGATTCAGATTTTGTATGGAATTGAGGCCACCGAGGTTGATCGCTTGTAATCCAGAAAGCTGAATCGACTAGAGTACTTCTGTTGCCAGTAAAAGAAAGCCTGATGGCGAAATCGTGAAATAGGGAATCTGCAGAAAGATTTTGGTTTTTAGCGACCTGGTCCAGCTGGTATTGGAATGTCTTGGTGGGCGCCTTTGAGAAATTTTCCCAGATAAGCCTGTTGGTCTTGTGACTGACGTGGTTGTGCAAGTACAAGAAGAATATGCCTGCACCATAGGGCTTGTCTAGATTCTTGTATGGGAATCCCACGTTCCCCGCCAATTTGGGAAGGTAGGTAAAGTAGTCGTCTACATCGGGGACGGCTAATTCTTCGACACCGGAGGCTGAGGCTTCGAACCAGAAATTGTACTGGGGCATTTTGCTGGAATAGCGAAATTGAACCGCATGGTACATTTCGTGGGCTGAGGTGACGCGGAGCGCCGGCATGAAATTCTTGGCGTAGGAGTAATTGTGAGTCTCGTTGGTGAATTCTTCGGTGGCGCGGGGGTAGGTGCAGACTTTGTCGTTGAATTTTATGGTGTCGATAATGGAGTTTGCTTCGGATACGTGCTTGAAATCGTTTTCCATCAGCATTTCGCTTTCTTCGTTGTCGAAAGGGATTGTAAGCCCAAAGCAGGTGCTGCACTGAGAATTCATTACTGCATTGTAATTCCGCAGAAGGTATATGTCAATAACCTCGACAGGGTAGAGACCGTCTTGAACTTTTTTTTCGTAATGGTGCGTTTCGGATATTCCCTTGGGCGGAAGCATCCCGGTTTTATTGACGTGGAAGTCCCAAGCGTATTCAAGGGCCTTTTCTAATGAATCGATGTGTGCAACAGTTGTCTTGTGCGGGCCATTCAAGGTGTAGAATATTTCGAAGTGTTTTGTGGTGCGGGAATAGACACTATCGTAGTAATCTTTAGATGTGCAGCCTGAACTTGCCGAGCGTGCGTATGCTTTGGTATAGGCAATTGCCTGCTTGACGTTTTTGTATTTTTTGCTGTTCAGGAAATTCATTATTTGTGCGGTGCCGCACTGGTGTTCGGCAAAGGCAGAGCTTGTGGCGAATACAAAAAATGCGACAAAGGCGAGAACAGATTTCTTCATTTACACTCCCCCAAAAACTTTTTCTTCCTCTAAAACTTGATGCGCGCGTTTGCGAATTTCTTCGGGAACGGTAAGCGCTTTTTGATGGTGAGGCTTGATACGGGCGTCCACCATCAACGGGGCTGCGCAACCCCAGTGTTTTTCGCGAATTTGGGAGCGGTAGCCGAAAACGTCTTTAGCCGGGTCAGAACGGGTGAACGTAATCCACAAGAAATCGCGAATGTTGCTCATGTCAAGCGAGCCGTCAAGAATCGGCGCCGAATCAACAATCGAAATCCAGGGATAATTCTCGCGGAATTTCCAGCGGGCAAGCGATTCTTCGATTTGGACCATAAAGGCGTCGCGCTCGCTGCTTTCATAAGCGGGACCTTGCAAAACAATCACGCCTGGCATCGGGATTTTGGCTGCGGTGATTCCCGGAATCTTGAGCGATTGCAAGTCTTCGGGATTGTTTCGCAGTTCGCGCTTCTTTAAGCCTGCGGCGGCAAGAGTCAGCTTGGAACCGTGATTCAGTTTGCTTCCTGTATAGTCGAGCGTGTCGATGCTCGTACTCGTTTCAAAATGCAAGTCGCGGCTAAAGTCAATTCGCTCCAGCACGTGGCCGAAGAATCCGGCCACATCGTTGACGTCAATTTTACGGCCAGTCTCTTCGTCTTCGGCTGCGGCAATCAAAAGGTACTTGGTCAGGCTCGCCTGATTGAACCCGAGAATCGCGTTTGCTGTTTTCAAAAGTTCGAGAGGCTCGCGGTCTTCGGGCTTGGCGTAAGGCCTAAAGCGTTCGTGGGCAAGCGCCAGGCAAAGCGGGTGAACTCCGGCGTCGTCAACGGCATGGAGCGCCACAAGTCCCGGAATCGATGCCGGAACCAT
Protein-coding regions in this window:
- a CDS encoding DUF4912 domain-containing protein; this translates as MAIKKETETKSKVKTAKSATLKAMKDAEEKAVKAVAKVKKAAATKVSKISDEVKKVAAKKTTASKTATTKAAATKTAATKSASTKTATTKTAATKSTATKTAAAKTTTTKTAAKTNAKVASAKASKASEKDVAKLAQSFDAEYLVLMQKDPNWMHAFWEVSENRINEAKHGKGKIVLRLFDIADDLTVQRSKKRKFRDIEVPANARSWYVENTAGKSCVAVLGAVSGKNFMPIVESAPVMTFDKSAAAPAEDDAFAKASLGGNTLGNFMSSGFSSQTAESWLKKLGGNFGSSSESMFSGALSSAALQSNNIEVAKDSVNYGKDFFLWVKTRLIVYGGTRPDAHLQVRGEPFPLNPDGTFSFEEDLPDSTKIIPVFATDKDGDFPTTIVPIVVKRTE
- a CDS encoding glycoside hydrolase family 57 protein — its product is MHAHLPFVRHPEYKRFFEENWLFEAISETYLPLVQAMRRLLEKGVPGTLNLSVSPPLIEMLSDESLLHKFSEHLKQQLKLIEKEVARNAGTDLETLSHFYLSRQHTLIDLWENRIHRNLLAEFLELEKAGKLNLLTCVGTHPFLPAYQSDPASIRMQLDVTVRTFERAFGRKPMGVWLPECGYFPGLDKYLAEYGLHYFFLETHGVLLASPTPKYGVFTPLRTTQGLYCMGREQKSSMEVWSRRTGYPGHPEYREFFTDIAKDRPRDYLGEYFFAGDTPIDSGFKYNRITGGEHKEIYRPWNAMKLAEDHARLFVVNREATISELLVNMDGHKAAMLCPYDAELFGHWWFEGPIFLEEMLMRAASSSVVEFAAADQVMTDSADPDVHEPAFSSWGEGGFGSVWINGETDKYYPQSYRMRAMIDHLVTIREKMGKGSPRGKLLTRYIKQMERELMLFQSSDWAFMIHNHSAEDYARRRLDDHYKNGHDLFAEACKAILRNSDKPAANSILPKLEANDNIFKWL